Below is a window of Littorina saxatilis isolate snail1 linkage group LG2, US_GU_Lsax_2.0, whole genome shotgun sequence DNA.
GCGTTTCACTTTACCAGTAGCTTCTTTTCAGATGGCAACGGTTCGGGCAACAGCAACACTCGTTGTGATATACGTTTTCGGGAATAACTCCATCGGGTTTTTATTGGTTGtcggagagtgaccttttcttgcaaaaccacGAACTAACATTGGAGGGACAAATCCAATGTTTGTACGAGGTGTTGCCAGAGGTACGAGGTTTCTCcgacaacccaaacaaacccgacggagttattttcagTATTCGTCTATTCTAACCACATGTTTATGAGTAGCCTTTATCAAATAAAATATGGGCCAAGGAATACATTGCTGACAAACGTTACACTGATTGTGTAATTTTCTTTGGCAGTGTTCCCGTGTGTCACGGGCCAACAAGCGTGTCGCTTCGCCGGCAGCTTCTCTTCCAACGGCAACGACAACGTTCGCTGTTGCCCGCAAGGCTATTCCATCTCCTCCTTCGGCGGGTTCGCCTACGGGCAGTACATCAACTCCTGCACCTGCTCGCTGGGAGGGAGAGTGAACCCTGCATTTGGACGGGCCATGGGCCAGTGGGGTCAACAGTTCGCCAACAGTATGCAGAACATGGGTAGCAACCTGGCCAACATGTTCCGCGGCTTTGGTTTCTTTGGATGAAATTACCAATTGTTGTGATAACAAAAGCAAGGATGGACCTGGTGGCATACTTGTAAAGACGTCCTGCAGATAGACCTGTTTGGTTGTCGTATGCACAGCTCCATGCGAGGAGGAATAACTCTCGCTTTAACTGCTTACTCCACGAAACTGCAATCTTCTACAAACTTTGCTTACAAATTGTAGCAGAAAAAACAACTCCAATGGTACATGGCCtcgatgtgtcagtgtgtgtgtgtgtgtgtgtgtgtgtgtgtgtgtgtgtgtgtcagtgtgtgtgtgtgtgagtgtgtttgtgtgtgttagtgtgtgtgtttgtgtgtgtgtgtgttagtgtgtgttagtgtgtgttagtgtgtgtgtgtgtgtgtgtgtgtgtgtgtgtgtgtgagtgtgagtgtgttagtgtgctagcgtgcgtgcgtgggtacatacgtgtgtgcgtgtaaggTCTGCTTTCGCGCGTGCCTGTGAGTGTATGTTTTAATTCGGTGCTCCACTTTGAAACTAAAAAACTTGTCCTTAAAATCATTAATCGACCAACCAGCCATCCAACCCACCAACTAGGCCACCACGACCACCAAACCAATAaggaaagaaaaaggaaaaaaaagaaacgaaaaaaAGAATATTCACAAACATAACCATCAAGTCAAAGATATCTTCAACTCGTGAAGGCCGACGCCATTATACGCTGTCAGTTACAAAATTTTATGACAGTATTACCCACTCAAGCATACAAGATAGGGAAATAGACAAACTACGCAACAACTAAAACACCTTATTTTGCTGCGATTCATATCGATAaatcaataacacacacacacacacacacacacacacacacacacacacacgcacgcacacacgcgcgcgcccaTGCGcgtacacccacacccacacacacacacaccgtacacacacacacacacacacacatacccacacccacaaccccccccccccacaaccccccccccaacacacgcacacccacttCCCCCCCAACATATACACCCACCcccaacagacacacagatttgAAAGACATAAACGAAACTGATGTCACCCCCCTCACGGGAacaggtaaagagagagaggcaagatGCAATATCGCCTCATGTATCACAGGGTAAGAATACTTTTCACTGCCACTGACCCTGTGTTGACAGTTTGGTGTGTGACAGTTGCAAGTGTGGCTGGTTGCAGCATAGCTTCCTTCTCCTTCAAACCTTCATgtaagaataaaacaaaacaagaaaggtaggttgttggaacgtttattattgacaaaacaatacattcacagatatgtcgacccaacggtcttttaagtgaacagacaaacaaatattcacacaaaacttatcttgatagaatcagttttcgcccactcgtcaggaagccgagcgaatgaatatCGATCAAGTAAGTCCAAAAAcgaagagactgccaacgttccaaagttGCTCTTGACTACTGAAttccatcaagataagtttattgtgatatctgtttgtctgttcacttgaaataccgttgggtcgacatatttgtgactgtaacgtaattttgtcaataacaacgttccaacaacttaactttctttatttttttattcttcatgtAAGTCAACAAAGACCTGTTCgtgctgttacatgggataacagctttcttccacttggacacttatacaaactcaacagcttggtggcttcctgtgcagagtgaacaaaaatatgtgggcttaaaattaattttgCGTATTGACAGAGGTGTCGGTTGTAAAATCAATTCAGCAAGAAATTCCACACCTGTACGTAGAAATCTTCTAAGATATTGAATGATATTTCCAAGTGGAAAGTGGCTCTCATGTGATGTCATGTATTCTTCATAAATCTGATGTGATTTACAAAATTGTTCACACGGCATAACAGCCTAtacatgttaaaaaaacaaaaaactccacaaaaagagaataattctaaaaaaaaataaaaaaaaagaagttgtaAAGAATGTGGTAACTATGTGCAGATATCTGTATTATTTGACAACTTTCTCTCTGCTCTCTGATCCGCAGCTGTTGGAACTGTCGCAGCCTTTGAAGCGTGAAGCAAATTGTTGTTGACACCTGTGCGTTACCTGTGTTCTCTGTGGGGGCAGAATGTTACGCCTGGAGGTTTGTCTCTACCT
It encodes the following:
- the LOC138958144 gene encoding uncharacterized protein → MYPLAVSLLLLSVFSCTSAQQVFPCVTGQQACRFAGSFSSNGNDNVRCCPQGYSISSFGGFAYGQYINSCTCSLGGRVNPAFGRAMGQWGQQFANSMQNMGSNLANMFRGFGFFG